Proteins encoded within one genomic window of Rhododendron vialii isolate Sample 1 chromosome 1a, ASM3025357v1:
- the LOC131301527 gene encoding protein argonaute PNH1-like, whose amino-acid sequence MPHWQPKDPEQRYAISRRPLVESMNQHSVSQLLNNAPESSAECNAKKCEGRNKGRKKSRRAKAETGFPSPPSSKIIVLHRRPGYGQMGSKCLVKANHFLAEISERDLTQYSVTIEPEVSSTKLNKAVMTQLVKLHRDTDLGKRLPVYDGREALYIAGVLPFTSKEFTIPLAEEDEGLGIIREREFKVTIKFVARAGMHQLHELVSGKQIDTPLEALKIIAIVLKQLACQSYVSVGRFFYSPNIKRPQPLGNGLQSWRGFYQSVKPTQMGLSLNIDMSATAFIEPLPVIEFVAQVLGKDVYSRPLSDADCVKVKKALRGVKVEVTHRGNTRRKYRISGLTSQPTRELIFPVDEEKNMKSVIDYFQEVYGFTIRHSHLPCLLVGSARKVNYLPMEACKIVEGQRYSKRLNDKQITSLLKFSCQRPKEQEAEILQTIHQSGYNEDPYAKEFGISIDDNLASVEARVLPAPWLKYNDNGKDKEFLPKVGQWNMTNKKVINGSTVNYWACINFSRSVQESTVRGFCHQLIKMCQGSGMEFNFEPVIPIHPARPDQVKKALKYVCSAAANKLGGKEVELLIAILPDNNGSLYGDLKRICETELGLISQCCLTKHVLKISKQYLSNLSLKINVKMGGRNTVLLDALRWRIPLVSDIPTIIFGADVTHPEFGEDCSPSIAAVVASQDWPEVTKYAGLVCAQPHRQELIQDLYKTWQDPKGGTITGGMIRELLLSFQKATGQKPMRIIFYRDGVSDGQFYQVLLYELDAIRKACASLEPSYQPPVTFIVVQKRHHTRLFANNHNDKSSTDKSGNILPGTVVDTKICHPTEFDFYLCSHAGIQGTSRPAHYHVLWDENNFSADEIQSLTNNLCYTYARCTRSVSLVPPAYYAHLAAYRARFYMEPHVHENASMRTTRTNGPCFRPLPALKEKVKSVMFYC is encoded by the exons ATGCCCCACTGGCAACCCAAAGACCCAGAGCAGAGGTATGCCATTTCCAGGAGGCCTCTAGTGGAATCAATGAACCAGCATTCAGTTTCCCAGTTGCTAAACAATGCCCCAGAGAGCTCTGCTGAATGCAATGCAAAGAAGTGTGAAGGGAGGAACAAGGGAAGAAAGAAATCAAGGAGAGCCAAAGCGGAAACCGGTTTTCCATCTCCACCTTCAAGCAAAATTATTGTGTTGCACCGGAGGCCCGGGTATGGGCAAATGGGTAGCAAGTGTTTGGTTAAAGCCAATCATTTTCTAGCGGAAATATCAGAGAGGGATTTAACTCAGTATAGT GTTACCATAGAACCAGAGGTTAGTTCTACTAAATTGAACAAAGCAGTAATGACACAACTGGTGAAACTTCATAGAGATACTGACTTGGGGAAAAGGCTACCTGTTTATGATGGAAGAGAAGCCCTTTACATAGCTGGGGTATTGCCTTTTACCTCAAAAGAGTTCACGATACCGTTGGCTGAGGAAGATGAGGGATTAGGAATCATAAG GGAGCGGGAATTTAAAGTGACAATCAAATTTGTAGCTCGTGCTGGCATGCATCAACTACATGAACTTGTTTCCGGGAAACAAATAGATACTCCCCTAGAAGCGCTCAAGATAATTGCTATTGTGTTAAAGCAGCTTGCATGCCAAAG CTACGTTTCGGTTGGGAGGTTCTTCTATTCTCCCAATATTAAGAGACCTCAGCCTCTTGGTAATGGCTTACAGTCTTGGCGTGGCTTCTACCAGAGTGTGAAACCTACGCAGATGGGGTTGTCACTTAATATTG ACATGTCAGCAACCGCATTCATTGAACCACTTCCGGTTATTGAGTTTGTAGCCCAAGTTTTGGGCAAAGATGTTTATTCAAGGCCACTATCAGATGCAGATTGTGTTAAG GTTAAGAAAGCCCTGAGAGGCGTCAAAGTTGAAGTTACACACAGGGGAAACACGCGAAGAAAGTATCGTATTTCAGGGTTGACATCCCAGCCAACAAGGGAGCTCAT TTTTCCAGTTGATGAGGAGAAGAACATGAAATCAGTTATTGATTACTTTCAAGAGGTGTATGGATTTACCATCCGACATTCCCATTTACCTTGTCTCCTAGTGGGAAGTGCTAGGAAAGTGAACTATTTGCCAATGGAG GCTTGCAAGATAGTTGAGGGGCAGAGATATTCAAAAAGGCTTAATGATAAGCAGATAACTTCTTTGTTAAAATTCTCATGCCAAAGACCTAAGGAACAAGAAGCAGAAATATTGCAG ACAATTCACCAAAGTGGGTATAATGAAGATCCTTATGCAAAGGAGTTCGGCATCAGTATAGATGACAATCTTGCATCAGTTGAAGCTCGAGTTCTTCCAGCCCCATGG TTGAAATACAATGATAATGGAAAAGACAAAGAGTTTTTGCCTAAAGTTGGTCAGTGGAACATGACGAATAAG AAAGTGATAAATGGAAGCACCGTAAATTACTGGGCTTGTATCAACTTCTCACGAAGTGTTCAAGAGAGCACAGTTCGTGGTTTTTGTCATCAGTTGATCAAGATGTGCCAAGGCTCTGGCATG GAATTCAACTTTGAGCCGGTAATTCCTATCCACCCAGCAAGACCAGATCAGGTAAAGAAGGCCCTGAAATATGTATGTAGTGCTGCAGCAAATAAACTTGGAGGGAAAGAAGTAGAGTTACTTATTGCCATTCTTCCGGACAACAATGGCTCCTTGTATG GTGATCTGAAACGAATTTGTGAAACCGAGCTGGGCTTGATTTCTCAGTGCTGTCTTACGAAACATGTCTTGAAGATCAGCAAACAATACCTGTCTAATCTGTCGCTTAAGATTAATGTCAAG ATGGGAGGAAGGAATACTGTATTGTTAGACGCCTTACGTTGGAGAATTCCCCTAGTAAGTGACATTCCGACAATAATATTCGGAGCTGATGTTACTCATCCTGAGTTTGGAGAGGACTGTAGTCCATCTATAGCTGCT GTTGTAGCCTCTCAGGACTGGCCAGAAGTTACAAAATACGCTGGTTTAGTGTGCGCACAGCCTCATCGTCAAGAACTTATTCAAGACTTGTACAAAACTTGGCAAGATCCCAAGGGTGGCACAATTACCGGAGGCATGATCAG AGAGCTTTTACTATCGTTTCAGAAGGCAACTGGGCAAAAACCAATGAGAATAATATTCTACAG GGATGGTGTTAGTGATGGGCAGTTCTACCAGGTTCTACTATATGAACTCGATGCAATTCGCAAG GCTTGTGCATCACTGGAACCCAGTTATCAACCTCCAGTGACATTCATTGTTGTCCAAAAGCGCCACCACACACGGCTCTTTGCAAACAACCACAACGACAAAAGTAGCACTGACAAGAGCGGCAACATCTTGCCAG GTACTGTGGTGGATACCAAAATTTGTCATCCTACCGAATTTGACTTCTACCTATGCAGTCATGCTGGGATCCAG GGAACAAGTAGACCAGCTCATTATCATGTTCTCTGGGACGAAAACAATTTTAGTGCGGATGAGATCCAATCGTTGACAAACAACTTATGTTACAC CTATGCTCGGTGCACTCGATCTGTTTCACTTG TGCCACCGGCATATTATGCTCATCTGGCGGCCTACCGGGCAAGATTCTACATGGAACCGCACGTGCACGAGAATGCTTCAATGCGTACCACCAGAACAAACGGTCCTTGCTTCCGTCCACTACCGGCATTGAAGGAGAAGGTGAAGAGTGTGATGTTCTATTGCTAA